The segment ccctttattgaaataatattgtgcacatgcatagacatgagactgagtataagttgggcacgtggagatcgtccgtgctggggatggtgagatgttaagattgtaatttgggcacgtggagaccgtccgtacgaaaattgtttgatattatgatagtgtgttgagatcgtccgcacagacacgtggagatcgtccgtgtcggtatatggacctcgcgagtcccccatgggtcatgaactctcgatgtatttccgaggagtatcatgtatatacggttgagtgagtactgggtattctgagacatatcattagatggcatcatattgcattgcatttcatcccatcattctttcttgatgactataggtttcgtttggtgtttggaaaatattaaatgttgatttcctttattgatgaaacttaagtagtaagtgtaatatatatatatatatatatacttgtacaatctaagaaattattttcttatataactcccgtcactacttcttcgtggtcggtcaatgagacatactgagtacacgtggtttcgtactcatactacacttgttgcactctttgtggtgcagattcgattccaagtaggagcacatctcgaggagcagtttgagtccgagtttggagtgtcttggagttgtggtgagctgcttggctgttccgtggcccacacctccctctatcttttacttattctgttattcagtattcagacaggatatcccttatgttagatttgcctTTTtggtttcagacttgcatcgtattttagaagctcttgtactcatgacaccatttcttgggtagtatttttttttcagttttccgcattcgtacttataagaactcagtgttggagatttggaaatttttgtcttttcacttcttgttagttaagtttgttaaaatatgttggttggcttacctattggttgggaatataggtgccatcacgactcgtgattttgggtcgtgacaaatttggtatcagagctctaggttcatcggtctcaagagtacaagagcaatgtctagtagagtcttgcggatcggtatgaagacgtccatacctatcttcgagaggctataggacatttaggaaatattctgttcttttattccttatcgtgcacacttgaccttgtagaagttctaatcttgatatctcattctctctcagATGGCGAGGAATCGTACGTCGACAAGTGGTGGTCAGGATCCTAATCCTGCGCCTGCTTCTGGGAACCCTATCCGAGGTAGAGGGAGGGGACGAGCTCGAGGTCGGGGTAGGGGCCGTGTTGCAGCACCTGTGGATGTTCAAGTACCAGTAGCTACCCAGGGTCGTGATAGGGCCGTACCTCCTGATGCAGAGGTtattcatggggatgtgcaagatcgtgtcgagggggatgggccaGCTCACGCTCCAACCAGTACTATTGTTCCCccagtgcttcaagataccctggctcgtatgttaggaatcctagaggGGATGGCCCAGGCAGGAGCCTTTcctgtcacttctgatggctcacagacccgtgttggaggtcaaactccagATCCGATAGTTGCTCCAGATTCTCAGACTCCCAGGACTCAGCCATCTGCCGCTGTAGCTCctcgtttggatagtatggagtttccagatatgacatcacatttggtgaacaggccttctatgactattgatgagcaaaagatgtttgggaggttcagactaatgaatcctcctacttatactggtgacttagctgaggatgcttatgagtttatagttagttgtcatgagaggttgcataatcttggattagtggagtctcatggagttgactacacagcgtttcagatgactggctctgctaagcagtggtggagggattatattagtagtaggccagcCGGATCTCATCCACTATCCTGGACTgagtttactcaggtatttctatccaaatttgttccacgcagtgagagggagcgcaagagggccgagtttgagggtttgcagcaaaatggtatgtcagttgcagagtatgagggtaaattccatgccttggctaggcatgcttcgatgatacttcccacagaggctgagagagtgaggaggtttgttaaggggctgATTATTCCAATTCGTCTAGGAGTGTCTCAGGTTGCTGCTTCTGGTGTTCCATTCcagaaagtggtagatgctgctaaggagttggagatgattcgacgtgagggatttgagcagcgagagggcaagaggactcgttattcaggtgattatggtggtgctccgtctaggagtcggggttactcgggcagaggttatcaccctcagtctagcagacccattcatgctgcCATACCAGCGTCTGAGGCTGGTTACGCTGGGCATAACTCTTCGAGCTCGGTACATACTTCGTagggttcatcttctagacctgtAGTTCGTGGAGGGCATTCTGGACATTCCGGTTCCTCTCATCAGCCGGCGTCTCGTAGGGGTTGctttgagtgtggtgatatgggacactttgtgagagactgccctaggaccagacgtggtggcttacatcagggttctcaggtttcgacttccagggctgcaaaacctccagctaggggtggtgcacagaatggtagaggtggttctcattcaggtagaggtggttctccttctggtcgaggtggtggtcgtggaggtCCACAATCTGATGGAAGTCGttctcactgttatgcttttccaggtaggccagaggctgaagcctcagacgctgttatcacaggtattattccggtttgtcatcgaccagctactgtattatttgatccaggctctacttattcttatgtgtccacatattttgctcctagtctggatatattgtgtgagtctcttgatttgccgatacgtgtttctactcctgtcggGGATTCTGTAGTTGTAGATCAAGTGTATCGTTTATGTACTGTTACTTTGATGGGGTATGACACTCATGCAGATCTAAAGGTCTTAgaaatgatagattttgatgtgattcttggtatggattggttatcttcttaccacgcaattttaaattgtcatgccaagaccatcactttagctatgcctggaattcctatagtagaatggagaggtactcttagtcatccttctaagggtgtgatatcattccttaaggctcgtcagttggtacagagaggatgtttggcttacttggcccatattcgagatactagtattgagactcctatgcttgagtctattccagtggtgagtgaattttcagaggtATTCCCGACCGATTTGTcaggtcttccaccagatcgtgatattgatttttgtatcgatgtggagccaggcactcggcctatttctattcctccttatcgtatggcaccggctgaattgaaagagttgaaggagcaattgcaggatttgttgagcaaaggttttattagaccaagtgtatctccttggggtgctccagtattatttgtgaagaaaaaggatggatctatgcgtatgtgtattgactatcgacagttgaacaaggtaaccattagaaataagtatccgatacctcgtattgatgatttatttgatcaattacagggtgcttcagttttctccaaaattgacttgagatcgggctatcatcagctgaaggttagggcggaagatatccctaagacggcttttcgaacacgttatggtcattacgagtttttggtgatgtctttcggattgactaatgccccagcagcttttatggacttgatgaatggagtgttcaGACCATATTttgattcctttgttattgtcttcatagatgatatattgatatactcacgcagtaaggaggaacacgagcatcatttgaggattgttcttgggattctaaaggagaagaagctttatgcaaagttttcaaagtgtgagttttggcttagttcggtagcattcttgggacatgtagtgtccaaggagggtatcatggtggatcctaagaagattgaggcggttagagattgggtcagacctacttcagttactgagattcggagtttcttgggccttgcaggttattatcgacggtttgttgagggtttctcatccattgcatctcgattaactagattgacacaaaaggaggtgacttttcggtggtctgacgaatgtgaggttagtttccaaaagctcaaaactttattgactactgctccaattttaaccctacccgtggagggagagggttttgtcgtatattgtgatgcttctcgggttggtcttggttgtgtgttgatgcagaagggaagggtgatagcttatgcttcgaggcagttaaaggttcatgagaagaactaccctattcatgatttagagttggcggctgtggtgtttgcattaaagatttggaggcattatctatatggtgtgcattgtgaggtgttcacggatcatcgtagtctccagtatatattcaatcagagggatctaaatttgaggcagaggagatggttggagttgctcaaagactacgatatgactattctttatcacccgggcaaagcaaatgttgtagcagatgccttgagtcggaAGGCGGTGAGTATGGGTAGCCTAGCCATGTTACAATTTGGCGAGCGTCCCTTAgctagggatgtccaatccctggccaatagctttgtgagacttgatatttcggaatctggtaaggtgttggcttatatggaggctaggtcatccttgttggagcagattcgggctcaacagtttgatgatggtgatttatgtaagattagggacaaggttttaaaaggagaagccaaggctgcaattcttgatagtgagggagtCTTGAGGATTAAAGGTCGTATAGGTGTTCCTCgtacaggtgatttgactagattgatcatggaggaggctcatagttcgaggtactccattcatccggggGCTACTaaaatgtatcgtgacttgaagcaacactattggtggtgccgtatgaagagggacatagtagattttgtatctcgatgtttaaattgtcagcaagtgaagtatgaacaccaaaagcctggaggtatgactcagaggatgcccatacctgagtggaagtgggagcgaattgctatggactttgtggtagggttgccacgtaccttgggtaagtttgatgctatatgggtcattgtggatcgactgactaagtctgcacactttgtaccagttcagacTACCTATAACTCAGAAAGGTTAGCCAAGATTTATATTCGGGAGAtagttcggttgcatggggttcctatatctattatttcggatcgtggcacccaatttacatctcatttctggcggtctatgcagaaagagttgggcactcgggtggatcttagtacagcctttcaccctcagactgatggtcagcctgagcggactattcaggttcttgaggacatgttgcgggcgtgtgtgattgactttggtggtcagtgggatcaATTCTTGCCATTagcggagtttgcttacaataatagttatcattcgagcattgagatggcaccatttgaggctttgtatggtaggagatgtcgatctccaattggttggtttgacgcatttgaggttagaccatggggtacagatttgttaagggagtccttggacaaggttaagttgatccaagatagacttctcatggctcagaGCAGGCAAAAGAGTTACGCAGATAGGAAGGTTCGTGAtttggagtttatggttggagaaaGGGTTTtacttaaggtttcacccatgaagggtgttatgagatttggaaagaagggcaagttgagtccaaggtacattggtcctttcgaggttgtggagcgtattggtgaggtggcatatcagttggctttgccacctgggttgtcaggtgtccatcctgtatttcatatttcaatgcttaagaagtatcatcagggtggtgatcatgtgattcaatgggattcggtgttacttgatcagaatttgacttttgaggagGAGCCGATCACCATTTTGGATAGGAAAATTCGGAAGCTATGgtccaaggagattgcttcggtaaaggttcagtggaagcatcgtccagtggaggaggctacatgggagacagaggcagacatgaggagtaaatatcctcatctttttgagcgttcaggttagctcttttcttttccgttcgaggacgaacgtttgttttagtggtaggtgatgtaacgacccgctaggtcgttttgagaactaggactagttcgactccttttgaaaatttaagaggtattttaaactatttgataACTAGGAGTACTTAGTTGATACATATatctatattataattaatatacttgaataatAATTGGGTCAAATTCTCTTTTTTAATAACCCTTACCATTTGactatataattaaaacaaatcagTTAGGTTATTttagaagaagaacaaaaaaatataaaggttAGAAACTACCTGGAGACGAGAGGGACCAACGGCTGCGGAGAACATTAATCTCCAggtaaatcaatccaaatttgTAAAGGTTTATGTGTAATTGTATGGTACACTTgcattaatataataaaataagattttgaggGGATTAAAGTGTAATGTATAGTCactataatgtttttttttaaactataatTTGGCATAGGATTTATTTGATAATGGCGGCCAATGATTGCTTAATCATTGGATACAATTGGTTATCATGCACTTATATGCATATTCCTTTACAAGTTAGACATTTGACAGTACCATTTGAAGATAACGAAAAAAAAGAACGTGGTCTGCATTATCGTTTTCCttgattttctttattaattcttatttgtatttattttatcaaattatgatactagtttttgatatattgagataggaaattaattattgggtgtatattatatgatttagcATTGAATCTAGGGTATTTGGAGAGGTTAAggttaagttcttggcttgaaatttgacGAATTGGCATATAAATTATACCAAGATTTGACGCTTGATTAGAGATATGAATGAGTTTAGGGtctatgatatatatataataatatgaatgtctacaaactcgcttatttatgaatattgcatcattggtaGATCGTGAACATTACAAAACTTTGcaaaaagggaaggaactatCTTGAAGATTCGTGACACGAATTTTGCActtgaggtatgttaagactttttagacttgttgaaggacgttttcctaattaaagattaaaaaaatgaaaatagacaaggggtaagggggaaagatggtggtcttgtatcaatggtgtgacgggcattggtacgagtaccggtgttataaaaaggaaaatttctattatagaatgtggattagaatttgagaatgccaaagcagatgggcattagctgatatattattgatttggattccttgtgtgattgtgttttatttaattcacccgtatagttgtgataattgaggtggttatgtattatgttcatattgattgattgagatgcatcatcatcccctttattgaaataatattgtgcacatgcatagacatgagactgagtataagttgggcacgtggagatcgtccgtgctggggatggtgagatgttaagattgtaatttgggcacgtggagaccgtccgtgcgaaaattgtttgatattatgacagtgtgttgagatcgtccgcacagacacgtggagatcgtccgtgtcggtatatggacctcgcgagtcccccatgggtcatgaactctcgatgtatttccgaggagtatc is part of the Solanum lycopersicum chromosome 1, SLM_r2.1 genome and harbors:
- the LOC112940716 gene encoding uncharacterized protein, whose translation is MARNRTSTSGGQDPNPAPASGNPIRGRGRGRARGRGRGRVAAPVDVQVPVATQGRDRAVPPDAEVIHGDVQDRVEGDGPAHAPTSTIVPPVLQDTLARMLGILEGMAQAGAFPVTSDGSQTRVGGQTPDPIVAPDSQTPRTQPSAAVAPRLDSMEFPDMTSHLVNRPSMTIDEQKMFGRFRLMNPPTYTGDLAEDAYEFIVSCHERLHNLGLVESHGVDYTAFQMTGSAKQWWRDYISSRPAGSHPLSWTEFTQVFLSKFVPRSERERKRAEFEGLQQNGMSVAEYEGKFHALARHASMILPTEAERVRRFVKGLIIPIRLGVSQVAASGVPFQKVVDAAKELEMIRREGFEQREGKRTRYSGDYGGAPSRSRGYSGRGYHPQSSRPIHAAIPASEAGYAGHNSSSSVHTS